In a single window of the Bacillus mycoides genome:
- a CDS encoding class I SAM-dependent DNA methyltransferase, whose product MGTEFNGLFDEWAHTYDSFVQGEDIQYKEVFAHYEDILEDVVNKSFGNVLEFGVGTGNLTNKLLLAGRTVYGIEPSREMRTIAKEKLPKEFSITEGDFLSFEVPNSIDTIVSTYAFHHLIDEEKDVAIAKYSQLLNKGGKIVFADTIFADQDAYDKTVEVAKQRGFHQLANDLQTEYYTRIPIMQSIFENNGFHVTFTRLNHFVWVMEATKQ is encoded by the coding sequence ATGGGAACAGAATTTAATGGTTTATTTGATGAATGGGCTCATACGTACGACTCATTTGTACAAGGCGAAGATATACAATATAAAGAAGTTTTCGCCCATTATGAGGACATTTTAGAGGATGTAGTTAACAAGTCATTTGGCAACGTATTAGAATTCGGTGTTGGTACTGGCAATTTAACAAATAAATTATTACTTGCTGGTCGCACAGTTTACGGTATAGAACCGTCACGCGAAATGCGTACTATTGCAAAAGAGAAATTACCAAAAGAGTTTTCAATTACAGAGGGTGATTTTCTTTCATTTGAAGTCCCAAATTCAATCGATACTATTGTGAGCACTTACGCATTTCATCATTTGATAGATGAAGAAAAAGACGTAGCAATTGCGAAGTATAGTCAATTGCTAAACAAAGGTGGTAAAATAGTGTTTGCTGATACGATATTTGCAGATCAAGATGCATATGATAAAACTGTCGAAGTAGCAAAACAAAGAGGTTTTCATCAGTTAGCAAACGATTTGCAAACAGAATACTATACACGTATTCCGATCATGCAATCTATTTTTGAAAACAATGGCTTCCACGTAACGTTTACGAGATTAAATCATTTCGTTTGGGTAATGGAGGCAACTAAGCAATAG
- the mtnN gene encoding 5'-methylthioadenosine/S-adenosylhomocysteine nucleosidase: MRIAVIGAMEEEVRILRDKLEQAETETVAGCEFTKGLLAGHEVILLKSGIGKVNAAMSTTILLEKYKPEKVINTGSAGGFHHSLNVGDVVISTEVRHHDVDVTAFNYEYGQVPGMPPGFKADEALVALAEKCMQAEENIQVVKGMIATGDSFMSDPNRVAAIRDKFEDLYAVEMEAAAVAQVCHQYEVPFVIIRALSDIAGKESNVSFDQFLDQAALHSTNFIVKVLEELK, encoded by the coding sequence TTGAGAATTGCTGTAATTGGAGCAATGGAAGAAGAAGTACGTATTTTACGTGACAAACTAGAACAAGCAGAAACAGAAACTGTTGCAGGTTGTGAATTTACGAAAGGGCTATTGGCAGGACATGAAGTAATCTTGCTAAAGTCTGGTATTGGTAAAGTAAATGCAGCGATGTCAACGACAATTTTATTAGAAAAATATAAGCCTGAAAAAGTAATTAATACTGGTTCAGCTGGTGGATTCCATCACTCTCTAAATGTTGGTGATGTAGTTATTTCAACAGAAGTTCGTCACCATGACGTAGATGTAACAGCATTTAACTACGAATATGGTCAAGTGCCAGGAATGCCACCTGGATTTAAAGCTGATGAGGCATTAGTTGCATTAGCTGAGAAATGTATGCAGGCAGAAGAAAATATTCAAGTTGTAAAAGGTATGATTGCAACAGGTGATTCATTTATGAGTGATCCGAACCGCGTTGCAGCAATTCGTGATAAATTTGAAGACCTTTATGCAGTAGAAATGGAAGCAGCAGCTGTTGCGCAAGTATGCCACCAATATGAAGTTCCGTTTGTTATTATTCGTGCACTTTCTGATATTGCTGGTAAAGAATCAAATGTTTCATTTGATCAATTTTTAGATCAAGCAGCTCTTCATTCTACAAACTTTATCGTAAAAGTACTAGAAGAGTTAAAGTAA